One window of Epinephelus fuscoguttatus linkage group LG9, E.fuscoguttatus.final_Chr_v1 genomic DNA carries:
- the ssrp1a gene encoding FACT complex subunit SSRP1a: MGDTLEFNEIYQEVKGSWNDGRLRFSKQNVVYKSSKTGKVDSIPAGELNLAQWRRVCLGHGIKLGTSTGHVYKYDGFRDTDLEKISEFFKANYKVELEEKDMCVKGWNWGTAKFSGPLLSFDVNDSTAFEIPLSNVSQCATGKNEVTLEFHQNDDTEVSLMEVRFYVPPSQSDERQDPVEAFAQNVLSKADVIQATGDAVCIFKELQCLTPRGRYDIRIYPTFLHLHGKTFDYKIPYTTVLRLFLLPHKDQRQMFFVISLDPPIKQGQTRYHFLILLFSKEEDINLTLNMNEEDVERRFEGKLSKNMSGSLYEMVSRVMKALVNRKITVPGNFQGHSGAQCITCSYKASSGLLYPLERGFIYVHKPPVHLRFEEISCVNFARGTTTTRSFDFEIETKQGNQYTFSSIEREEYGKLFDFVNAKKLNIKNRGFKEGMKGNIDEYSDSDDDQHDAYLERMKAEGKIREEGNDSDESDAESDESFNPGEEDDDIAEEYDSNASASDSSEDGGDSEEESSKKKKVKKAKVVKEKKERKPRKEKKQKDTGGPKRPMSAYMLWLNSSRERIKSENPGISITEISKKAGEMWRQLGKDEKEEWETKAGEAKRQYDKAKKEYKESGGGATSTSKKESKKGGKKEDKKRKSAGGDKDKERGGNDSFKSREFIETSESSSDSDHKSKSKRKKESEEEEEEAVSTPASSEEDSD, translated from the exons ATGGGAGACACACTGGAGTTCAACGAGATTTACCAGGAGGTGAAAGGCTCCTGG AACGACGGGCGGCTACGTTTCAGCAAGCAAAATGTGGTTTACAAGAGCAGCAAGACGGGGAAGGTGGACAGCATCCCGGCTGGTGAGCTCAACCTGGCCCAGTGGAGACGAGTGTGTTTAGGTCACGGCATCAAGCTGGGCACCAGCACAGGACACGTCTACAAATATGACGGCTTCAGGGACacg GACTTGGAGAAGATCTCAGAGTTTTTCAAGGCAAACTACAAGGTGGAGCTCGAGGAGAAGGACATGTGTGTGAAGGGGTGGAACTGGGGAACAGCCAAATTCTCAg GGCCGCTGTTATCATTTGATGTAAATGACAGTACAGCGTTCGAGATCCCACTGTCCAACGTGTCCCAGTGCGCCACGGGGAAGAACGAAGTCACTCTGGAGTTTCACCAGAATGATGACACTGAAGTCTCCCTCATGGAGGTCCGATTCTACGTTCCGCCCAGCCAGTCTGATGAACGACAAGACCCTGTAGAG gcttTTGCCCAGAATGTGTTGTCTAAGGCTGATGTGATCCAGGCCACAGGAGACGCTGTGTGTATCTTCAAAGAGCTGCAGTGTCTTACACCCAGAGGAAG ATACGACATCCGTATCTACCCGACTTTCCTTCACCTTCACGGTAAGACCTTTGATTACAAGATCCCCTACACGACTGTCCTGCGTCTGTTCCTGCTGCCTCACAAGGATCAGAGGCAGATGTTCTTTGTG ATCAGCCTGGATCCTCCCATCAAGCAGGGTCAGACGCGTTATCACTTTCTCATCCTGCTGTTTTCCAAGGAGGAGGACATCAACCTCACCCTAAACATGAACGA GGAGGACGTTGAGCGCCGTTTTGAGGGCAAACTCAGTAAAAACATGTCAGGGTCTCTGTACGAGATGGTCAGCAGGGTGATGAAGGCCCTGGTCAACCGCAAGATCACCGTGCCTGGAAACTTCCAGGG TCATTCTGGAGCTCAGTGCATCACCTGCTCCTACAAAGCGTCCTCAGGCCTCCTCTATCCCCTGGAGAGGGGCTTCATCTATGTCCACAAACCCCCCGTGCACCTGCGCTTTGAGGAGATCTCTTGCGTCAACTTCGCCAGAGGTACCACCACAACTCGATCCTTTGACTTTGAGATTGAGACCAAGCAGGGAAATCAGTACACCTTCAGCAGCATCGAGAG AGAAGAGTACGGAAAACTGTTCGACTTCGTTAATGCCAAGAAACTCAACATCAAGAATAGAGGATTCAAAGAG GGCATGAAGGGTAATATCGATGAGTACAGCGACTCAGACGATGACCAGCACGATGCCTACCTGGAGAGGATGAAGGCCGAGGGCAAGATCAGAGAGGAGGGCAACGACAGTGACGAATCAGATGCAGAAAGCG ATGAGTCGTTTAACCCTGGAGAAGAGGATGATGACATTGCAGAAGA GTACGACAGCAACGCCTCAGCAAGCGACAGCAGCGAAGATGGTGGCGATAGTGAGGAGGAGAGCTCTAAGAAGAAGAAGGTCAAGAAAGCCAAAGtggtgaaagagaaaaaagaaagaaaaccacGTAAAGAG AAGAAGCAGAAAGATACCGGCGGCCCCAAGAGGCCGATGAGTGCCTACATGCTGTGGCTCAACTCCAGCCGTGAGCGCATCAAGTCGGAGAACCCAGGCATCTCCATCACAGAGATTTCAAAGAAGGCCGGAGAGATGTGGAGACAACTGGGCAAAGACGAGAAGGAG GAGTGGGAAACAAAGGCAGGAGAGGCAAAGAGGCAGTACgacaaagcaaagaaagagtACAAAGAGAGCGGTGGAGGAGCAACTTCCACTTCGAAGAA GGAGAGTAAAAAAGGAGGTAAGAAGGAGGACAAGAAGAGGAAGTCTGCCGGGGGAGACAAGGACAAGGAGCGGGGAGGCAATGACAGCTTTAAGAGTCGAGAGTTCATCGAGACCAGCGAGAGTTCATCAGACTCTGACCACAAGAGCAAGTCCAAGAGGAAGAAG